A region of Photobacterium sanguinicancri DNA encodes the following proteins:
- a CDS encoding phosphoribosylaminoimidazolesuccinocarboxamide synthase: MSLADQVLAVNNDLPIRTDKPVHSGKVRSVYWLTEEDSQRLIKEKGYNVKPDAPLAIMVISDRISAFDCIWHGEGGMKGVPGKGAALNAISNHWFKLFNENGLADSHILDIPHPFIWIVQKAKPVMIEAICRQYITGSMWRSYEKGEREFCGIEVPEGLTRDQKLPELLITPSTKGILENVPGVPAVDDVNITRKNIEDNFAAFNFKSTDDIAYYEKLLKEGFDVISGELEKLGQIFVDTKFEFGYVEDAQGNEKLIYMDEVGTPDSSRIWEESSYRDGKIVENSKEGFRQFLLNYFPDADILLNKDRMDERFALARDNELPESALMALSKTYTEIAEKVTGQKIVLSQNPKAEIVAILRERYGLID; the protein is encoded by the coding sequence ATGAGCCTCGCTGATCAAGTTCTTGCTGTAAATAATGACCTTCCAATCCGTACCGACAAACCCGTGCATAGCGGTAAAGTACGTTCGGTATATTGGTTAACTGAAGAAGACAGCCAGCGTCTGATTAAAGAAAAAGGCTACAATGTTAAGCCTGATGCCCCATTAGCAATTATGGTTATTAGTGACCGTATCTCAGCTTTTGACTGTATCTGGCACGGCGAAGGCGGCATGAAAGGTGTACCTGGTAAAGGGGCTGCTCTTAACGCGATTTCAAACCACTGGTTCAAGCTGTTCAACGAAAATGGCTTAGCCGACAGCCATATTTTAGACATTCCTCATCCTTTCATTTGGATTGTCCAAAAAGCGAAGCCTGTTATGATTGAGGCGATTTGCCGCCAATACATTACGGGCTCTATGTGGCGTTCATACGAGAAAGGCGAACGTGAATTCTGTGGTATTGAAGTACCAGAAGGCTTAACGCGTGACCAAAAGCTACCTGAATTGCTGATCACCCCTTCAACCAAAGGCATTTTAGAAAATGTTCCCGGCGTGCCTGCGGTTGATGATGTAAATATTACCCGCAAAAATATTGAAGATAACTTTGCAGCCTTCAATTTCAAATCTACCGATGATATTGCGTATTACGAGAAGCTATTAAAAGAAGGCTTTGATGTGATCAGCGGTGAACTCGAAAAGCTTGGCCAAATCTTCGTTGATACTAAATTTGAATTTGGTTATGTGGAAGATGCACAAGGTAACGAAAAGCTGATCTATATGGATGAAGTGGGTACACCTGATTCATCACGTATTTGGGAAGAGTCTTCTTACCGTGACGGTAAAATTGTCGAAAACTCAAAAGAAGGTTTCCGTCAGTTCCTGCTTAACTACTTCCCTGATGCCGACATTCTACTTAACAAAGATCGCATGGACGAGCGTTTTGCCCTTGCTCGTGATAACGAGCTGCCAGAAAGTGCATTAATGGCGTTATCAAAAACCTACACAGAGATCGCTGAAAAAGTAACAGGTCAAAAAATTGTCCTTAGCCAAAATCCTAAAGCTGAGATCGTCGCGATCCTACGTGAGCGATACGGTTTGATCGATTAA
- a CDS encoding cobyrinate a,c-diamide synthase, with protein MSSYSCPALVVAAPSSGTGKTTVVAALARYFTQQGKNVRVFKTGPDFIDPQFLALASKAPVYQLDFWMCGEAHCRNLLAQASQEADLILIEGVMGMFDGQCSSADIAAAFGIPILAVIDAGAMAQTFGAIAHGLASYRQDVDVFGVIANRVGSERHAEMLQESLRPPLTFCGWLPKDMDLALPERHLGLVQASELDDIEARLDHAASVIAASSDIPLPKPIAFDLHDDPCALTEVQKTALSGVTVAVAKDNAFLFLYQANLELLEALGADLVYFSPLTGTALPCCDALYLPGGYPELHLDALHANQALITQIQQHVQAGKPCVAECGGMLYLNKTLTAVVAPEGESETARLNTSPVAMCGVLNAHSRMQPKLAALGIVEAAFELGTLRGHTFHYSMTSSEEEVLTQPVSQYGRKTDPVWTKGATTASYIHWYFPSNPDVVVWLFTRKAA; from the coding sequence ATGAGTTCATATTCATGCCCAGCCTTGGTTGTGGCAGCACCGTCATCTGGCACAGGGAAAACCACGGTTGTTGCAGCATTAGCGCGTTACTTCACGCAGCAAGGCAAGAATGTAAGGGTTTTCAAAACAGGGCCTGATTTTATTGACCCGCAGTTTTTAGCCTTAGCTTCTAAAGCACCTGTATATCAATTGGACTTTTGGATGTGTGGCGAAGCACATTGTCGAAATTTACTGGCACAAGCATCGCAAGAAGCGGATTTGATCTTAATTGAAGGCGTGATGGGGATGTTTGATGGCCAGTGCTCCAGTGCTGATATTGCCGCGGCGTTTGGTATCCCTATTTTGGCTGTGATAGATGCAGGCGCAATGGCACAAACCTTTGGTGCGATTGCACATGGGCTAGCCAGCTACCGTCAGGATGTTGATGTGTTTGGCGTGATTGCAAACCGTGTTGGCTCTGAGCGTCACGCTGAAATGCTGCAAGAAAGTTTACGTCCACCGCTGACATTCTGTGGTTGGTTACCGAAAGACATGGATTTGGCTTTACCTGAGCGTCACTTAGGCTTGGTACAGGCCAGTGAGCTGGATGACATTGAAGCTAGGCTAGATCATGCCGCAAGTGTCATTGCAGCCAGTAGTGACATTCCATTGCCTAAACCAATCGCATTTGATCTACATGATGATCCCTGCGCTTTGACTGAGGTACAAAAAACGGCACTCTCTGGTGTGACGGTAGCGGTCGCAAAAGATAACGCCTTTCTGTTTTTGTATCAGGCAAACCTTGAGCTGCTAGAAGCCTTGGGGGCTGATCTGGTCTATTTTTCACCCCTCACGGGTACCGCGTTACCATGTTGTGATGCCTTGTATTTACCGGGCGGCTACCCTGAACTTCACCTTGATGCGTTACATGCTAATCAGGCGCTTATCACTCAAATTCAACAGCACGTTCAAGCAGGTAAGCCATGTGTCGCAGAATGTGGCGGCATGCTTTACCTTAATAAAACGTTAACGGCGGTGGTAGCACCAGAGGGTGAATCAGAAACAGCTAGGTTGAATACTTCTCCTGTCGCTATGTGTGGAGTGCTTAATGCGCATTCTCGTATGCAGCCTAAACTGGCAGCATTAGGCATAGTTGAAGCGGCATTTGAGCTAGGCACATTACGTGGACACACTTTCCATTATTCAATGACCTCGTCGGAGGAAGAAGTGCTAACTCAGCCTGTGAGCCAATATGGTCGTAAGACCGATCCTGTGTGGACCAAAGGGGCGACAACCGCCTCTTATATTCATTGGTATTTCCCTTCGAACCCAGATGTCGTGGTGTGGCTGTTTACACGAAAAGCCGCGTGA
- a CDS encoding murein L,D-transpeptidase catalytic domain family protein, whose translation MKRFTSLVLLALWFVSFNSLAANFTQQTNKAQTQDVIIKYAFKAAKLENIMDYQLFKDGYLAYDHTKNKKKSILTIIDYSKPSTQKRFFVIDLKKNKLLYHTFVTHGVNSGGKVANRFSNVVNSKQTSLGTFLTDTTYQGGNGYSLKLDGLTKGINDNARRRYIVIHGADYANESFIKRNGYLGRSWGCPALPKALSKSIINTIKGGSVIYAHA comes from the coding sequence ATGAAAAGGTTCACTAGTCTAGTTTTATTGGCTTTGTGGTTTGTATCTTTTAACAGTCTTGCTGCTAACTTTACACAGCAAACCAATAAAGCACAGACACAAGATGTTATTATTAAATACGCATTTAAAGCTGCAAAGCTAGAAAATATAATGGATTATCAATTATTTAAGGATGGTTATTTAGCTTACGATCATACGAAAAATAAAAAGAAATCTATTCTGACAATTATTGATTACAGCAAACCATCCACACAAAAAAGATTCTTTGTGATTGATTTAAAAAAGAATAAGCTTCTATACCACACTTTTGTTACTCATGGCGTTAACAGTGGTGGTAAGGTTGCTAATCGATTTTCTAACGTAGTAAATTCAAAACAAACATCTTTAGGCACTTTTCTCACAGATACCACTTACCAAGGTGGCAATGGCTATTCATTAAAGCTTGATGGCTTAACCAAAGGCATCAATGATAACGCGCGTCGACGTTACATTGTTATCCATGGCGCCGATTATGCCAACGAAAGCTTCATCAAACGTAATGGCTACCTAGGCCGTAGCTGGGGTTGCCCTGCACTACCTAAAGCACTGTCAAAATCAATCATTAATACCATTAAAGGTGGAAGTGTTATTTACGCTCATGCGTAA
- a CDS encoding porin family protein, with product MKKLLALAIVSTIGFGATAAQAEGLYVGGDLQLQQQTMKADGDKQKTKLGAINGKVGYEVNEYFSVEGRAGMGVKNGKYTAGNTELKAKEKYNVGAYALASYPITDSFSVYGLAGYSYGKVSLEANGQKEKASLKGLSYGVGAKYKVTEQIALTTEVGHYGKYKDGDSKVSKEAVSLGVQYSF from the coding sequence ATGAAAAAGTTATTAGCCTTAGCAATCGTTTCAACTATTGGTTTTGGTGCGACAGCTGCACAAGCAGAAGGTCTATATGTAGGTGGTGATTTACAACTACAGCAACAAACAATGAAAGCTGACGGTGACAAGCAAAAGACTAAGCTTGGTGCAATCAATGGTAAAGTAGGTTACGAAGTTAACGAATACTTCTCGGTAGAAGGCCGTGCGGGTATGGGCGTTAAGAACGGTAAATACACTGCTGGTAACACAGAGCTAAAAGCAAAAGAAAAATACAATGTGGGTGCTTACGCATTAGCTAGCTACCCAATTACTGACTCTTTCTCTGTATACGGTCTTGCTGGTTACTCATACGGTAAAGTGTCTTTAGAAGCTAACGGTCAAAAAGAAAAAGCATCACTGAAAGGTCTGTCTTACGGTGTTGGTGCTAAATACAAAGTGACTGAGCAAATTGCACTTACTACTGAAGTGGGTCACTACGGTAAATACAAAGATGGCGATTCAAAAGTATCTAAAGAAGCTGTTAGCCTAGGTGTACAATACAGCTTCTAA
- a CDS encoding ATP-dependent helicase: MTTFTSEQDAFIQHQDGNAVCIAGAGTGKTTTLVGLIGQKLESISANSMLVLMFNKDIRSDFKQKLHASGVMQDVPVHTFHSFCLKFLNQTGYLRETGYQIDFNEGEQDKRFAKQILRGIAQQEKSYQRQQLIKDPKTIELLMNFIGLVKAYLLPPKEVFELTDINHEYRFILDAYREFETVRKQHKKLFFDDWLVESVKVLKQSEAIRTQYQNQIRLLVVDEFQDINNAQYALLKALLGDQAQLIAVGDVDQCIYKWRGSAPQFMLNFERDFAPATTYTLSNTFRFGHSLALAAGQLIAQNKNRFQDFITVANAKSDNTHVHVNGSSRQVGEIAQSIHDHIANDVQSHDMAILVRRWSQALLFELAFLSKQIPYQMPIPSVLSNSREVRLLMDLMIFTTGRFRDGTEQQKSGLLFNLMCFPHCYVPNKVLQPMCAAVAALPTTQWLSYAEKQKAQNKEANLDSFIDRLDLLTRIERKGAFKAVEVYRQYRKDSLLDNWIWKTEATNSEIEEALERLDSIETVLDTMDQNCAKALQYFEYYTHQTGQVHQREKAAHGVQLTTIFRAKGCEYRHVYLPYWDKDAFPYVNRSAASIGADTEEERRLAYVALTRAKETANVFYTTENAKDSERLCASTFVPEAKVSIATDVGNALYLQGEVPFYRSELVHQYYDKVGRIADMAKPPVEVKKTPPKSGDYSYLWALEQPIPTNAEKVIRSLTKTKTIKYLDSEIARVLREIDKASTTKKKVLENRLVVVSRAKARK; this comes from the coding sequence ATGACGACCTTTACTTCAGAACAAGATGCTTTTATTCAGCACCAAGATGGTAATGCCGTGTGTATCGCGGGTGCGGGCACAGGTAAAACAACAACTTTAGTTGGCTTGATTGGGCAAAAGCTGGAATCGATTTCGGCTAATTCAATGCTCGTTCTGATGTTTAACAAAGACATTCGGTCTGATTTTAAACAAAAACTTCATGCATCGGGTGTTATGCAGGATGTCCCTGTGCATACCTTCCATAGCTTTTGTTTGAAGTTTTTAAATCAAACTGGGTACTTGCGAGAAACAGGCTATCAAATTGATTTTAATGAAGGCGAGCAAGATAAGCGCTTTGCGAAGCAGATCCTTCGTGGTATTGCTCAGCAGGAAAAATCGTATCAACGGCAGCAGTTGATTAAAGATCCGAAAACCATCGAACTTTTGATGAATTTTATAGGCTTAGTGAAAGCCTATTTACTGCCGCCGAAAGAAGTTTTTGAGCTGACAGATATTAACCATGAATATCGTTTTATTCTCGATGCGTATCGAGAATTTGAGACGGTTCGAAAGCAACACAAGAAATTGTTCTTTGATGATTGGCTGGTTGAATCGGTAAAAGTGCTGAAGCAATCTGAGGCGATTCGCACCCAGTATCAAAATCAGATCCGCTTGCTGGTGGTTGATGAATTCCAAGATATCAATAACGCGCAATATGCTTTGCTAAAGGCATTGTTGGGTGACCAAGCACAGCTTATTGCTGTGGGTGATGTCGACCAGTGTATTTATAAATGGCGGGGTAGTGCCCCTCAATTCATGCTCAATTTTGAACGTGACTTTGCGCCTGCAACAACCTACACCTTGTCTAACACTTTTCGTTTTGGTCACTCTTTAGCACTGGCCGCTGGGCAGTTGATTGCACAAAATAAAAATCGATTTCAAGATTTTATCACTGTCGCTAATGCTAAGTCGGACAATACCCATGTGCATGTGAATGGAAGTAGCCGTCAGGTTGGCGAAATTGCACAATCGATCCACGATCATATTGCGAATGATGTTCAAAGCCATGATATGGCGATTTTAGTCCGTCGCTGGTCTCAAGCTTTGCTATTTGAGCTCGCTTTTCTTTCTAAGCAGATCCCATATCAAATGCCGATACCGTCAGTGTTATCCAATAGCCGTGAAGTTAGACTGCTGATGGATTTGATGATATTTACAACGGGTCGTTTTAGAGATGGGACGGAGCAGCAAAAATCAGGCTTATTATTTAACCTAATGTGCTTTCCCCACTGTTATGTGCCCAATAAAGTGTTGCAACCAATGTGTGCAGCTGTCGCTGCGTTGCCAACAACGCAATGGTTAAGTTACGCAGAGAAGCAAAAAGCGCAGAACAAAGAAGCTAATCTCGATAGTTTCATCGATCGGCTAGATCTACTGACCCGCATCGAGCGAAAAGGCGCATTCAAGGCTGTTGAAGTTTATCGACAGTACCGAAAAGATAGCCTGTTAGACAATTGGATTTGGAAAACCGAAGCGACTAACTCTGAGATTGAAGAAGCTTTAGAGCGCTTAGATAGCATTGAAACGGTTTTAGACACAATGGATCAAAACTGTGCCAAAGCGCTACAGTATTTTGAATACTATACCCACCAAACAGGACAAGTTCATCAACGTGAGAAAGCGGCGCATGGTGTGCAACTCACGACAATATTCAGAGCAAAGGGCTGTGAGTACCGCCATGTGTATTTACCCTATTGGGATAAAGATGCCTTTCCCTATGTTAATCGCTCTGCCGCGAGTATTGGTGCAGATACAGAAGAAGAGCGCCGTCTAGCGTATGTGGCCTTAACACGGGCAAAAGAAACCGCAAATGTGTTTTACACCACAGAAAATGCCAAAGATAGCGAGCGTTTGTGTGCGAGCACTTTTGTTCCAGAAGCGAAAGTAAGTATTGCCACGGATGTTGGCAATGCATTGTATCTTCAAGGTGAAGTGCCTTTTTATCGTTCAGAACTGGTTCATCAGTATTACGATAAGGTTGGTCGAATTGCGGATATGGCAAAGCCACCTGTTGAAGTGAAAAAAACACCGCCTAAAAGTGGCGATTATAGCTACCTATGGGCGCTCGAGCAGCCAATACCTACAAATGCAGAAAAGGTCATTCGATCTTTAACAAAAACCAAAACAATTAAGTATTTAGACAGTGAAATAGCACGTGTATTACGTGAGATAGACAAGGCGAGCACAACCAAGAAAAAGGTATTAGAGAACCGTTTGGTAGTGGTTTCACGAGCAAAAGCAAGGAAGTAA
- a CDS encoding DUF4397 domain-containing protein has protein sequence MKAWLKVSLFAIAAAFITGCNDDDDSSTTPTEAQLRVIHGSADAPAVDILVNDAAAFTNQNFKDVTEYAMLPPATYNVKVVGAGTTTAVFEADIPVEANKKYSAIALDKFTGGTGPFTVILLEDNVEMKDDMAQIRLIHGSAFANDASAAGVDIYVTAPQADITGLTPNVSALVFKKDTGYIALPAGQYDVTLTPTGTKTVVKMVTIDLENGKVYNAIASDMDANFAAVDLILMDGFVE, from the coding sequence ATGAAAGCTTGGTTAAAAGTTTCTTTATTCGCAATTGCGGCAGCCTTTATTACTGGGTGTAACGATGACGATGATTCATCAACAACACCTACAGAGGCGCAACTTCGTGTAATACATGGTTCGGCTGATGCGCCAGCAGTCGATATTTTAGTGAACGATGCAGCAGCATTTACCAATCAAAACTTTAAAGATGTGACTGAATACGCCATGCTGCCACCAGCAACTTACAACGTTAAAGTCGTTGGGGCTGGGACAACAACAGCAGTCTTTGAGGCCGATATTCCAGTAGAAGCAAATAAAAAATACAGTGCGATCGCCCTCGATAAATTCACAGGCGGAACAGGACCATTCACTGTCATCTTGCTTGAAGATAATGTTGAGATGAAAGATGACATGGCACAGATAAGGTTGATTCATGGTTCAGCCTTTGCAAATGATGCATCTGCAGCAGGTGTTGATATTTATGTCACAGCACCGCAGGCGGATATTACAGGCTTAACTCCCAATGTATCTGCGCTAGTCTTTAAAAAAGACACAGGCTATATCGCGCTACCAGCAGGTCAATACGACGTAACGCTAACTCCAACAGGGACTAAGACTGTTGTTAAAATGGTGACTATTGACCTTGAAAATGGAAAAGTTTATAACGCGATTGCATCTGATATGGACGCAAACTTTGCGGCAGTAGATTTAATTTTGATGGACGGCTTTGTGGAATAA
- a CDS encoding DUF2256 domain-containing protein, translating to MKKTALPTKPCPVCLKPFSWRKKWKRCWDEVKYCSERCRRAKTSQKHGNKVD from the coding sequence ATGAAAAAGACTGCTCTGCCAACAAAACCTTGTCCTGTTTGTTTAAAGCCTTTTAGTTGGCGCAAGAAATGGAAGCGTTGCTGGGATGAAGTAAAGTACTGTTCGGAACGTTGCCGACGAGCAAAAACTAGCCAGAAGCATGGGAATAAGGTGGATTAA